The Nicotiana tomentosiformis unplaced genomic scaffold, ASM39032v3 Un00003, whole genome shotgun sequence nucleotide sequence tatacaacagtatctataaaaagggaaaatgaaatagaactagatagagggtgactccgaggcacgcggacgccggcaggtataccttgaagtctccaaatctgAACTCTACTCACTGGTGCCTAGGTTGGTAAGAGGTACTTGGATCTTCTCAAAaggatgtgtagaagcgtagcatgagtacaccaaaccggtacccagtaagtgccaagcctatccTCGGTAGAGTAGCAACGAGATTGGGTCAAGActctactggaataaataaaaaaCCTGAATAGGTATATAACAGTGTGACAATGATatacaatggaaatgaaacaataaagaaaataTACCTAGAATAGCTACACTAAACTAAGGCAATTAAGGCAACACGAAAGAAAACAAGGAATAATACGCCAAGGACACAAAGTAACCAAAACACAATTGATGCAATAGAAAGGTAtaaacaagaatcactaccgaggtaccgcctcatattctCATATCACAAAAAAATTATAATCCTTCCTTAAATCACCGCGGTGATATTGCATTTAGTTTTGGAagtcatttttcccgaaatagcttcccgcgttttagcccaccttatcacaccacgtggcttcaagtagttcccctgctagcaacacgtgtatcaagcacaccttatctcaccgcatgcgtttcgaCCCTAATCCtaataccaccgcatgcgtatcaatatcacaacatatcacaaattgcacctcaagtgcccaatatcacaaattGCCAAAGAActcaacaataatagtgtttccacaataaatagcccatggctaaACCACTatatgcacaagagtctcaaAAATAGCAACCGAAAGTGCACAActccacaagaatggtatttcaataaTTTACAATGTTACCTCAATGTGAActacgacctttataactcaataccaaattcaacaataagatattcccaGAAATAGCAACTTCAAGTAAGGGACTCATCGGTTAAATAATGAACAAGGAATAGAGaggacaataacttcaactaaacatgtgaaGACAATTAGCAAGTGTTAAGACATGTATTAACAATGACAAGTAaaacatgtgaagatagactaaagatgatgaatataacatattatggaaactcaattaaaggcatgaaaggaaactacatagctaaaaccggtcaattaccacatttaacctgtgtacacactcgtcaccttgcatacacggctttcacatatcacaattaacacaaaacaacaccaatcctatagggtaattcccccacacaatgttaggcaagcctttcccacgattatccaactctgaacggctcgaatctagccaaaacaacttcatgccataaatacaaactataggaagctattccaaacaataaagttgCAATGTTTAAAAAGAAACACAAAGTCAattcaaaaggtcaaccccgcgtccgcctctcagaacccgaccaaacatacaaaatatgaacacccatttgataaCAAATcaaaccatataagaattactcaaatctaacttcaaatcgcctttcaaatccccaaattttagtttaagaagtttcacaatttttcccaaaattttccAAGTCAAATAACTAATTAGATGAcaaaaataacaatggattcatgtaatatagccaaatccgggttagaatcacttaccccaatgatttcctAGAAAATACCTCAAAATATTGCCATAAACtaagctctctaggtccaaaagatgaaaatgtgataaaaccctcgaacacccccttttctgcccagtgatttttGCTTTTACGGGCACACTGTTGCACATGTGGAAATATCCATCGCAGATGCAATTCCAACTAATGCCATGAAATTCCACTTTGGCAGACAaaatgctcgcacctgcgagcctgtTCATGCGGAGCCtcgaccgcacatgcggtccttcACACGCTCTTTACAGTTTTGCTTCTGCGAAATAATACTCGCGCTTGCAGATGCACATCTACGCCCAGGTGTCTGCACCAGTGAACCCAAGCCTAGGCTGGCTTTCTTCATTTCTGGGATGCACCCTCACACACCTGCGTGTCCGCAGCCACGGCCAAAGCCTCCGCCGGTGTAATGACACTAGAAGAATAGACCTCATCAATtcaaccaagtccaaaattattctgaattcaatccgaatcacacctggGGCCCTCGAGACCCCCTCCTAATATATTAAAATCTTCCAAAACACATACCGAACCTacctgtcatgccccaaaatcggggagcgtcaccggcgctcaaccgactgaacccgaccgagcaagcctattagatttccttctattaAACTCATTAATAAATgcagataatacatattttcattaattagccAATAAGGTGATTATGTCTACAAtatcaattcattaccaatagtttcatcattttaaagtctcaaatttcacacatTTTTCATAGTCTGAAATAATACCACAACATAACATTGTTTGACCTTCCCAgcactaatatacaacccacactatatatATGGAGTCTCTATAGATTAAGAAGAGTATTAATATAATGCCGaaaataaggccccggctatacctcaaacacgtTACACAAGGAACCAAATatacatgaccctgaaatgaagtggggctcaccaagtcagctgggaagagggtgtacctctatcactgatcaatgtctcctgtcatggaaccacctgcatccattaaagatgtagcgatcccggcaaaagggacgttagtaccgtcgaataacactagtatgtataactaagcaccttctcaatagaatgaataatattaCGAGGaggaacaatcataaaatcaatggaagCCTCGAACAATACCAAAGCATCAAGTTAGAAccacataaatattcaagtaaatttccatatttttaagttGGAGCTCCTTAGTACCGATGTATCatcgttcacaataccattattcataataccaataccaccgtacttttagcacggaatctgatcacgacccgatcggctaggccatctcattagagatatcaaccacaatcactctcaataccaataccaccgaacttttagcacggagtctgatcacgacccaatcggctaggtcatctcattagagacatcaaccacaatcacaatttcatttataatttccaatacaatcaccaccatgtgtgtggtatggcatccgatcacgacctgatcagctaggccgtctcattcgagacatcaacctttttatatcagtcatttcatttcttacttctttcacatcttttcatttcattggcactggtggcaacaattataaaatcattcttggttAAATGTGTTGGAAAATACACATAAatagctttaatttgataggtagatcaccttgtaagtctttatagtttggtagcagcatgcgtttgaagtaggatgttgtgcgaattgagacatcctttccacttaatgtatccaacttgttccacacaaattcttgccattcccaaaactccttagtatgttccaacacaccttaaacacatatttgcatttcaaaatgatgtgattctatcccatgggtctcctttaatacttgAACACGTTATTCCCAAACACTGTTGGTGCACCTTAAAATCTTAAGTCATAAGGAAATTTTAACGGggctttacattctcccccgcttaggatcattcgtccgaGAATGAGGGTTAGAGTCCGCCATAGAAACATAATGTGACTTACATTTCGACAGTgtctcccttgtaactaggcctatccacctgtcagagaatcccataaaccattcctaacaacatatacataatccgatgacacaatataacataaaaacaacaccaatcgtggcctcataagcagtatattaccagaaaggaacacccttagcatAAGCTGTACAAATGATACGTAATTCATCGGGAACAATTTCATAGaacgattacatagctattcaaacaaataagggtacttcttcttcatttcttcctcggcctcccaggtggcctcttcaaactgctggtttcgccataaccctttcacggaggcaatttctttacttctcaactttcgaacttgccgatcaataatagaaacatGAGTCTCtgcataagtcaattcctcattaaccttaATAGTCTCAACCTAAACAATGAGtttcgggtctccaactactttcttcaacatagacacatgaaataccgggtgcactaatgacatctcaggtggtagctcaagcttgtacgccacctcaccgatcctctaaaTGATTCTATACGGTCTGACATACTCGggcttaatttccctttcttaccaaatcgcattacacctttcataggggaaactttcaagaataacCAATcttcttctttgaactccaaatccctacaacgaacatccgaataggacttctaatgactctgagcagtcttctaCTGCTCCTTagtgatcttaactttttccatggccAGATGTACGAGGTCTGGCCCCATCAACTCTGCTtctccaatctcgaaccacccaatgtaagatctacatctccttctatataaagcctcgaacggtgccatctgaatgcaaGCATGATAagtattgttgtaggaaaattctatgagtggcaaaagatcatcccagctacctttgaagtctagaacacaagcgcacaacatatccTTAAGTGTCTGAATAGTTTGCTCTGCCTACccatcagtctgcgggtgaaaggttgtactaagattcacctgagtacccagaacatgctgaaatttcttccaaaaattagccgtgaactgtgccccccgatcagaaatgatagaaactagagtgccatgcaacctgactgtttctttgatatacaactgagcatactgttccgccaTATCGTAGCCTTAACCGCCAtattcgatccacaatcacccaaatcaagtcaaacttacgaggagtacgaggtaatcctaccataaagtccatattaatcatttcccacatccacattggaatttctatgttttgcgcCAACCCACTGGGCGTTAGGTGTTTGCCTTCagttgctgacaatttggacacttcgccagaaagtccgctacattcctcttcatatcattccaccaatagacttccttaagatcatgataaaagtttgtagaacccgggtgcatggaatacctagaagtatGAGATTCGGTCACAATTCTTTCTCGAAGACCATCtatgtttggaacacatagtcgtccttattaccttagtgtaccatcatccatgccaagagaaaagaccatggtcttatgtttttgAATTGCCTCTTTCGGTTgagccaacaatggatcgttttattgcttctccttgacttccacaacaagtgatgattcaaccctattttgcacaatcacccctccttcactataGTCCacaagacaaactcccaaactagccaattggTAAACTtacttggccaatggcctttgatatgcctccaagtgtgctaaactacccatagatttccgactaagagcacCCGCCATAACATTaaccttccccggatgatataaaatatcaatgtcgtaatccttgagcaattcaagccatcttctctgcctcagattcagctccttctatttgaaaatatattgaaggctcttatggtgagaatatatccacatggaccccatataaataatgatgccaaattttcaatgcaaataccatcgttgcgagttctaagtcatgtgttggatagttcttttcatgattctttagttgcctagaatcATAATCTATCaacttcccatgttgcattaatacacacccaatcccgatccttgaagcatcacaatataccacaaatctgTCTATACCCCCTGGTAGGGTCAACATGGGTGCCGTAGTCAATTttgctttcaactcctggaaactcttttaacaagcatctgaccatgagaacttaattgccttctgcgtcaatttagtcaatggagaggcaagagtagaaaattcctccacaaactttctgtaaatACATCCTTTGTTGATCATCTTCGCAGCCtgaaggtaagaaataaacctaccctttggcaccgcatcatcccccttccactcaatgacttgctcatttggaaattcgaacctaatgGTCCTGGTttggcaatcaagcttggaaaaacatgaataaagccagtccattcccattattacatcaaaattgaccatccccaattcaatgagatcggacatggtgtcccgaccatgcaacgtgacaacacaattcctataaacccgcgcggctaAAATAGACTAACCAACTGGGGTAGATACAAATAACGGCTCATGAAgatgttccggttctatcccaaattccatagcaacataaagaGTAACATATGACAAAGTTGAACCGGggtcaataagagcatacacattaTGAGATTGGACAATCAATATAGCTGTaacaacatctagagaagcctccGAATTCTGACGATCCCTCATACCATAGAAACGGTCGGATTCTCCCAAACTCTGTGTTCCACCGCTACCTGTACCACGCCCTATgagtgttggagtgcctcgagttACAGGAGGTGTTATGGATGTAGTAGTTGTAGAACTAGCTGGCTGTGCTAGGCCCCTGCCTGCACCCTGGcgagacgaacgacaatccctctgaatgtgacacCTCAATCCACATCCGTAgtatatgggtaagtccatgtagcatattcctaggtgcatctttccacacttAGGGTATGGGGTCCTCCACTGCTGctagaatctaccaccatgacgaccctaGTGATAGGAGGCCATGTTGCCTAACTAGGCCTGAAATGACTCCACTACtgctgctgactaggccctgCTGGTGGTGCACTAGCCGATGACTGAGCAAAGAACTGAGATGGCCCTGACAACCCTCCCTTGAATGTTGACCTGCCACCACCAGAAAAACCACCAAAGTTTCccgtagaccgggccttattgctaccctctcgctcTATTCTGTTCTTCAATTTGTTGGTCTATGTGGCTTAAGCGAATGCCAttatcttaccatagttcatatcaaaatTCAACACAGTTGTAGCGGCcttattaattaccaagggactaaggccctacATAAACCGGTGCACTCTatcctccatagtgggcaacatgtaaattgCATACTTTGACAGGTACGTGAATCTCATaaggtaatcccacacactcaggctaccttgcttcaagttctcaaactcagcagcataggctgccttagtctcagcaggcaaaaaatgatcaatgaaggcatcggcaaactcaccccacTTCACTaaagggctcccttcttcacggaaCTCCTCCCacagttcaaaccaagaatatgccacctctttcaggcggtaaaAAGCCAATTCAACTGCCTTTGTCTTAGTAGAACGCATAACTCGacgagttttgtgcatctcataaATAAAGTCCTAGGTGTCCTCCTCTTGGTTAGTTCCCGTGAACAAATGAGGATCCAActagagaaacctgttcaccctggaactagcagaatcccctggctgactggaagaagtgggtgcaatatttgatctctgggcctgggaagccactatctgaaccaacatctgtatggctcccctaagataaACATTAGAAACACCAGAATCGAAAGCTGGAattggaggtggaactggtatatcagttggagggaccgttgcaccctcagtaggtgaaGGGACAGGCGTGATCTGATAagttgtagtagaatcaggcagcgtagtaactggaggaatattctcaatccttgggtgctcacccgcatcattaaATATAGAATCacctgccactcctggggtgacattggctctttgccCAGTTCTTGcgttcttcttaggtgccatatacagaaagttagagcaaagcacgagttaaagaaggtacaatcttacaatcaactttatcgcacgatcgagaacatgatagaagggtattattcctaaatgcccatgtagcatcctaattatagatgtggtcagcaacacaccgataagaaggactctactagacacggctccgagacatcctgggacactttaaaaccataggctctgataccaagtttggcACGCCCCAAAATTGGGgtgcacgaccggcgctcaaccggcTGAACCCGCCCGAGTCTACAATTCCAATTAGCCAATAAGGTGAtaatgtctacaataccaattcattaccaatagtttcatcattttatagtctcaaatttcacacatTTTTTTCATAGTCTAAAATGGAACAATTAATACAAGCACAACAATTAATACATGActccaaaatgaagtggggctcattaagtcagttgggaagagggtgtaccgctgtcactgatcaatgtctcctgctgtagaaccacctgcatccattaaagatgcagcgcccccggcaaaagggacgttagtaccattgAATAGCACTAGTACGTATAATTGAACACCTTCTCAATATAATGAATAATATTACAAAGaggaacaatcataaaatcaatggaagcctcgaacaataccaaaacatcaagttagaaCCATATAAagtttcaagtaaatttccatatttttaagttCGAGATCCTTAGTACCGATGTATCATCGTTCACAATACTATTATtcataatacca carries:
- the LOC138903800 gene encoding uncharacterized protein; protein product: MDLPIYYGCGLRCHIQRDCRSSRQGAGRGLAQPASSTTTTSITPPVTRGTPTLIGRGTGSGGTQSLGESDRFYGMRDRQNSEASLDVVTAILIVQSHNVYALIDPGSTLSYVTLYVAMEFGIEPEHLHEPLFVSTPVG
- the LOC138903801 gene encoding uncharacterized protein produces the protein MRSTKTKAVELAFYRLKEVAYSWFELWEEFREEGSPLVKWGEFADAFIDHFLPAETKAAYAAEFENLKQGSLSVWDYLMRFTYLSKYAIYMLPTMEDRTNKLKNRIEREGSNKARSTGNFGGFSGGGRSTFKGGLSGPSQFFAQSSASAPPAGPSQQQ